From Quercus lobata isolate SW786 chromosome 1, ValleyOak3.0 Primary Assembly, whole genome shotgun sequence, one genomic window encodes:
- the LOC115989060 gene encoding L-type lectin-domain containing receptor kinase IV.1-like — translation MFSKLVILLPLLISVVGSQDTNFIYNGFRSVNLSLDGIATITSNGLLELTNDTKQQKGLAFYSTPISFKNSLNDSAFSFSTTFVFAIVSAYPTLRGNGIAFVISPTRERPGALPNQYLGLFNETNNGNATNHLVAVELDTVLNQEFKDINGNHVGVDINGMVSENSSLAGYYADSGAFMNLTLFSGSPMQVWVEYDGVKKQLNVTLAPIDVGKPKIPLLSLSRDLSSIINKTMYVGFSSATGTFLTSHYILGWSFKLNGKAQELALSQLPKLPRGKERSKLLTIGLPVILVSLVLVAISGATYVIKRKRKFAELVEDWEVDYGPHRFKYKDLYIATKGFRDKELLGSGGFGKVYKGVLTTSKIEIAVKKVSHESRQGMREFVAEIVSIGRLRHRNLVPLLGYCRRKGELLLVYDYMSNGSLDKYLFDQPQVTLSWSQRFKVIKDVASGLFYLHEGWDQVVIHRDVKASNVLLDGELNGKLGDFGLARLYDHGTDPQTTHVVGTLGYLAPEHTQSGKATTSTDVFAFGAFMLEVACGRRPIQANGPPEDSILVDWVFSHFSRGEIMEARDPNYGTSYVAEELELVLKLGLMCSHSEAAARPSMRQVVQYIEGDVPFPDFSSLGLCSTGLTFAHGDGFDDFFMSYPSSTNQAFSYTSSIAESLLSGGR, via the coding sequence ATGTTTTCCAAGCTTGTAATACTGCTGCCTCTCCTAATAAGCGTTGTAGGCTCCCAAGATACCAACTTCATTTACAATGGTTTTAGATCAGTCAATCTTAGCCTAGACGGCATAGCCACTATCACTTCTAATGGTCTTTTGGAGCTCACCAATGACACCAAACAGCAAAAGGGTCTTGCTTTCTACTCTACTCCAATAAGCTTCAAGAACTCATTGAATGACAgtgctttctctttctctacgACTTTCGTCTTTGCCATTGTTTCCGCATATCCAACTCTAAGAGGAAATGGGATAGCTTTCGTGATTTCTCCAACTAGAGAGCGGCCAGGAGCTCTTCCAAACCAATACCTTGGCCTTTTCAATGAGACCAACAATGGTAATGCTACCAATCATCTCGTTGCTGTAGAGCTCGATACAGTCCTGAACCAAGAATTTAAAGATATCAATGGTAACCATGTTGGGGTGGACATAAATGGAATGGTGTCGGAGAATTCTTCTCTAGCAGGTTATTATGCTGACAGTGGTGCCTTTATGAACTTGACCCTTTTCAGTGGAAGCCCAATGCAAGTTTGGGTGGAATATGATGGTGTCAAGAAGCAACTCAATGTAACTTTAGCTCCAATTGATGTTGGTAAACCCAAAATTCCACTATTGTCTTTGTCCCGTGATCTTTCATCTATCATTAACAAAACCATGTATGTTGGGTTCTCTTCCGCAACTGGCACTTTCCTAACTTCCCATTATATTTTGGGTTGGAGCTTTAAATTGAATGGTAAGGCTCAAGAACTTGCCCTTTCTCAACTTCCCAAGCTGCCTCGAGGTAAAGAGAGATCTAAACTTTTGACAATTGGATTGCCTGTGATTCTTGTTAGTTTAGTCTTGGTAGCAATTTCAGGTGCAACGTATGtcataaaaaggaaaaggaagttTGCAGAATTGGTAGAAGACTGGGAGGTTGACTATGGGCCTCACAGATTCAAATACAAAGATCTTTATATTGCTACAAAAGGATTTAGGGACAAAGAACTATTGGGTAGTGGTGGATTTGGTAAAGTTTATAAAGGTGTACTAACTACCTCTAAAATTGAGATTGCTGTGAAGAAGGTCTCTCATGAATCAAGACAGGGAATGAGAGAATTTGTGGCTGAAATTGTGAGTATAGGTCGGCTTCGCCACAGAAATTTAGTACCACTCTTGGGCTATTGCCGAAGAAAAGGAGAATTGCTTTTGGTGTATGACTACATGTCCAATGGAAGCCTAGACAAGTACCTCTTTGATCAACCTCAGGTCACCCTCAGTTGGAGCCAGAGATTTAAAGTCATAAAAGATGTGGCATCGGGGCTGTTTTATCTACACGAAGGATGGGATCAGGTTGTCATTCACAGAGACGTGAAGGCTAGTAATGTCTTGCTAGATGGTGAACTGAATGGTAAATTAGGTGACTTTGGTCTTGCAAGATTATATGACCATGGAACTGATCCTCAAACTACCCATGTGGTTGGAACTCTTGGGTATCTTGCGCCAGAGCATACGCAAAGTGGCAAGGCCACAACAAGCACCGATGTGTTCGCTTTTGGGGCCTTTATGCTCGAGGTTGCTTGTGGAAGAAGACCAATACAGGCAAATGGGCCACCAGAGGATTCGATTTTGGTTGATTGGGTGTTTTCTCATTTTAGCCGAGGCGAAATTATGGAGGCAAGGGATCCAAATTATGGTACAAGTTATGTAGCAGAAGAACTAGAGTTGGTATTGAAACTGGGATTGATGTGCTCTCATTCAGAGGCTGCTGCAAGGCCTAGCATGCGCCAAGTTGTGCAGTACATAGAAGGTGATGTTCCTTTTCCAGACTTCTCATCGCTTGGTCTTTGTTCCACCGGCTTAACATTTGCACATGGGGATGGTTTCGATGATTTTTTCATGTCCTATCCGTCTTCTACGAACCAGGCTTTTTCTTATACGTCTTCCATTGCAGAGTCACTTCTCTCAGGGGGCCGTTAA